A single genomic interval of Cucumis sativus cultivar 9930 chromosome 5, Cucumber_9930_V3, whole genome shotgun sequence harbors:
- the LOC101214693 gene encoding eukaryotic translation initiation factor 5A-2, translating to MSDEEHHFESKADAGASKTYPQQAGAIRKNGYIVIKGRPCKVVEVSTSKTGKHGHAKCHFVGIDIFTAKKLEDIVPSSHNCDVPHVSRTDYQLIDISEDGFISLLTDSGNTKDDLRLPTDDGLLTQIKDGFAEGKDLIVTVMSSMGEEQICALKDIGPK from the exons ATGTCGGACGAGGAGCACCACTTCGAGTCCAAGGCCGACGCCGGAGCTTCCAAGACTTATCCCCAGCAGGCTGGAGCCATCCGCAAAAATGGATACATTGTCATCAAGGGCAGACCTTGCAAG GTTGTTGAGGTTTCAACCTCAAAGACTGGAAAGCACGGACATGCTAAATGTCACTTTGTTGGCATTGACATTTTCACTGCTAAAAAGCTTGAAGATATCGTCCCATCTTCACACAATTGTGat GTTCCTCATGTCAGTCGTACTGACTACCAGCTCATTGATATCTCCGAGGATGGATTT ATTAGCCTGCTGACAGACAGTGGTAACACCAAGGATGACCTGAGGCTTCCAACCGATGATGGTCTGCTGACCCAG ATCAAGGATGGATTTGCTGAGGGGAAGGATCTGATTGTGACTGTCATGTCGTCAATGGGAGAGGAGCAGATCTGCGCTCTCAAGGACATAGGCCCAAAATAG
- the LOC101222451 gene encoding cell division topological specificity factor homolog, chloroplastic: protein MAIPADPRAFATLSSCYPRRSPAFLHPRKADLSSFVHRRYGNKGTRPKWHTMSHENDSLHSISLENVESSENYERSSKSLSEESFILSSMNMNFLERLTLAWRIIFPSSAPKMESNATIAKQRLKMILLSDRCAVNDEAKQKIVDNILSTLSDFVEIDSEDKVQFNVSTDLDLRTIYSVTVPVRRVKAEYQGSEEVGEIANTNLKDDGEESGSAGLIFDSLVADGKVVDCAASKYKPKPKPIKKNQNLADSL from the exons atgGCGATTCCTGCAGATCCAAGGGCTTTTGCAACACTAAGTTCTTGTTATCCACGGCGTTCTCCGGCGTTCCTTCATCCTCGTAAG GCGGACCTCTCTAGTTTTGTTCATAGAAGATATGGAAATAAAGGAACAAGGCCAAAATGGCACACCATGTCCCACGAAAATGATAGCCTACATAGTATCTCCCTGGAAAATGTTGAGAGCTCAGAAAATTATGAACGATCATCAAAATCCTTAAGCGAAGAAAGCTTCATCCTCAGTTCCATGAACATGAACTTTTTGGAACGATTAACATTGGCTTGGAGGATAATTTTTCCATCATCAGCACCTAAAATGGAATCTAATGCCACAATTGCTAAGCAGCGGTTGAAGATGATTCTCTTGTCAGATCGATGTGCAGTGAATGATGAagctaaacaaaaaattgtggACAACATCTTGAGTACTCTTTCAGATTTTGTAGAAATAGATTCGGAAGATAAAGTTCAATTTAACGTCTCTACTGATTTAGATCTCAGAACAATTTATTCTGTAACGGTGCCGGTGCGAAGGGTGAAGGCTGAATATCAAGGCAGTGAGGAGGTTGGAGAAATCGCGAATACAAACTTGAAAGATGATGGAGAAGAATCTGGCTCTGCAGGTCTCATTTTCGATTCATTAGTTGCAGATGGAAAAG TTGTGGACTGTGCGGCCAGTAAATACAAGCCCAAGCCCAAGcccataaaaaagaatcaaaatttggCAGATTCTTTATGA
- the LOC101214933 gene encoding uncharacterized protein At5g01610, with protein sequence MEKALTKVGSLKVGSLWISKKAKEELANITDDLNTFSNTVEEKAKWIFNKLKGKPLKSLPDLLREYNLPPGLFPQNMTCYEFDESKSKLIVYLPSACEISFKDSSVVRYATRVKGTLQRGKLTNIEGMKTKVLVWVKVTSVSVEGYKSDKVWFTAGVKKSRSKDAYEKPHDAIRVGEF encoded by the exons ATGGAGAAGGCTTTGACTAAGGTGGGCAGCTTAAAGGTTGGGAGCTTGTGGATTTCAAAGAAAGCCAAGGAGGAACTCGCTAACATCACTGATGATCTCAAT ACTTTCTCAAATACTGTTGAAGAGAAGGCAAAGTGGATTTTCAACAAGCTAAAAG GAAAGCCATTGAAGAGCTTGCCGGATTTACTTCGCGAGTACAACTTACCGCCCGGCCTCTTTCCTCAGAACATGACCTGCTACGAATTTGATGAATCAAAGTCCAAGCTGATTGTATACTTACCATCCGCTTGTGAGATTAGTTTCAAGGATTCCTCTGTCGTCAGATATGCAACACGGGTAAAAGGAACTCTTCAGAGAGGAAAGCTTACAAACATCGAAGGAATGAAGACGAAGGTCCTAGTGTGGGTGAAAGTGACAAGCGTGTCAGTCGAGGGCTACAAATCTGATAAGGTCTGGTTCACAGCAGGAGTAAAGAAATCAAGATCAAAAGATGCATATGAAAAGCCCCATGACGCCATTAGGGTAGGCGAATTCTAA
- the LOC101214453 gene encoding probable WRKY transcription factor 4, translated as MGEDDEQPPPPPLPSKSKSFPLRPTINLPPRTSMESLFSSGPGLGFGFSPGPMTLVSSFFSDSDDCKSFSQLLAGAMASPVTAVPSSSSEFKASPGLLDSPGLQGPFGMTHQQALAQVTMHAVEAYSLNQMQASSFSSSVAPSASSLQLLTSLPGEKTNDQLMQLPFQNSTVASKEISENSQSEQRLQLSSCNVDRPADDGYNWRKYGQKQVKGSEFPRSYYKCTHPNCPVKKKVERSLEGQVTEIIYKGEHNHKRPQPNKRAKDVGNSNGYSIIHGNLELSSQVQSGYLNKLDEETSISSIRKKDQELSRVTNDQFLGNSDGEGGSETETGVNRKDEDEPAAKRRNIEVRNSEPASSHRTLTESRIIVQTTSEVDLLDDGYRWRKYGQKIVKGNPYPRSYYKCTTPGCNVRKHVERASTDPKAVITTYEGKHNHDVPLGKTSSHSSVSSNISQLKSQNIVTEKKNSSNNTDRGNSRQQPTGLLRLKEEQIT; from the exons ATGGGTGAGGATGATGAAcagccgccgccgccgccgctgCCCTCGAAATCTAAGTCTTTTCCGTTGAGACCCACTATTAATCTGCCACCACGGACTTCTATGGAGTCCCTCTTCAGCAGTGGCCCGGGTTTGGGATTTGGGTTCAGCCCAGGTCCGATGACTCTTGTCTCCAGCTTCTTCTCTGATTCCGACGACTGCAAGTCTTTTTCTCAGCTCCTCGCCGGAGCTATGGCATCTCCGGTGACTGCCGTTCCTTCGTCGTCGTCTGAGTTTAAGGCTTCTCCCGGTTTGCTCGATTCTCCGGGGCTTCAA GGACCTTTTGGAATGACACATCAGCAGGCTTTGGCTCAGGTTACTATGCACGCTGTAGAAGCCTATTCTCTTAATCAAATGCAAGCCTCGTCTTTTTCTTCATCGGTAGCACCTTCTGCATCCTCCTTGCAGCTTTTGACATCCTTACCGGGAGAGAAGACTAATGATCAGCTGATGCAACTTCCATTCCAGAACTCTACAGTTGCATCCAAGGAGATATCGGAGAACTCTCAATCAGAGCAGAGATTGCAATTGTCTTCGTGTAATGTTGATAGACCTGCTGATGACGGATACAATTGGAGAAAATATGGACAGAAACAAGTGAAGGGCAGTGAATTTCCTCGAAGCTACTATAAGTGCACGCACCCGAATTGTCCTGTCAAGAAAAAGGTTGAAAGATCTTTGGAAGGACAAGTTACTGAAATTATCTACAAGGGTGAGCACAACCATAAACGGCCTCAACCAAATAAGCGAGCAAAGGATGTTGGAAATTCTAATGGATATTCAATTATTCATGGAAATCTTGAGCTATCTTCTCAAGTTCAGAGTggatatttgaataaattggACGAGGAGACATCTATCTCTTCCATTAGAAAGAAGGATCAAGAATTAAGTCGTGTCACAAACGATCAGTTCTTGGGCAATAGTGATGGTGAGGGAGGGAGTGAGACAGAAACTGGAGTGAACcgaaaagatgaagatgaaccTGCTGCCAAGAGACG GAATATTGAGGTTAGAAATTCTGAGCCAGCATCTTCTCATAGAACTCTAACAGAATCCAGAATCATTGTGCAGACAACAAGTGAAGTTGATCTATTGGACGATGGTTACAGGTGGCGTAAGTACGGGCAGAAAATTGTTAAGGGAAACCCTTACCCAAG GAGCTATTATAAATGCACAACTCCAGGATGCAATGTTCGTAAACATGTAGAGAGAGCTTCAACAGACCCAAAAGCTGTCATCACGACATACGAAGGTAAACACAATCATGATGTTCCACTTGGTAAAACCAGCAGCCACAGTTCAGTCAGCAGTAACATTTCTCAgttaaaatcacaaaatatagttactgagaaaaaaaattcaagtaacAACACCGATCGTGGGAACTCTCGTCAACAGCCCACCGGACTCTTACGGTTGAAGGAAGAACAAATAACATAG